aataaataattttataattataaaaatgagaagaaacAAAATTTGTAAGTCTAGTACATGGTTGCATTATGACAATGCGACCTTCTATGgacattaaaaaaaagtcttAAGAATGTTGGTCGAGAGTGCCATCATCTAGTAGTGTCAAAAAGTAgagtaatttaatattattttttttataatgtgacaatttgatatatttaggaaaaaaaagatatacttaaaaaaaattcttaaaaaacaacaaatatttcTTATTAATAAATAGGGTAAATACCATCtatagtcccttaacttaatttcagttaacgatTTAGTccgttatctttttttttttttttttcccgttttggtcctttatgtttttaaataatttcagggTTACCCTTTAAGTGAGGTTCtggtaaaaaaaagttaaaaaatttctCCTTCGTTTTCTCTTCATTTAAGTTTTCTCTCTCATTTCTCTTTATGTTGTTTGATTTCTATTGTCATCTCTCTTCTCCAAATTCTCAAATTCATAAACCCTAACTTAAATAAGGATGAAGAATGCAGAATTCATAACTCATAACTCAAAATTCATCCATTCATAAGTCATAAGTCATAACTCAAAATTCATTCTTGCTTCAGGTGGTACAAAAGACAACAAATAGCATGCAATTACCAAAACGGAATAACAAATACATAAGAAACATAATGCTGACTTGTTCCTAATAAACAAAATAGCAAATACATAAACATAATGATATATCAAAGAGTTCTTAATATCAAAAAGTGACAGTTTCTCCATGTGACTATTCCTAAATTATGTCCTTCATGTTTTGAACTTTGGCCTAAAAGTTCTTGGCTGAGCTTGTGCATACTGAAATTGAGCTTGTGTAGGTTAGGACTGAGCTTCTGCATGCTGGAACCGAGCTTGTGCAGGCTGGGAATCGTGAATTTAGGAGAGTGAAGACAGATGGGAAAGTTAGGGTTCATGAATTTGGAGAAGGGAGATGACTACAGAAACCAAACAACATAAAGAGAAATGGGAGAAAAAACCTAAATGAAGAGAAAACGAATGAGAGATTTTTTAACGTTTTCTTAACATAACCTCACTTAAAGGGTAAtcctgaaattatttaaaaacataaaggaccaaaacggaagaaaaaaaaaataaaggactaaatcgttaactgaaaataagttaagggactATAGGTGATATTTAgcctaataaatataaaaatacgaCATAGGATTAGGTCGTTGTTTCCCACTTattgtcaatttcaattttattttgtcgttattaattatattaatgtaAGTCATTTATTTATAACATAAATAAGAGATTATTTTTCACTAAATTTCTTTAATTGTTATCTGAGAGAAAAGTATAGTAACAGCGCGGTAATTTTACTAGtggattttaaaaaaagagtTAGTTTTACTTGTTACAAATGATAGTTAAACTCATTATGggaaacaaatataaattcaattataaatattacgTCAATTCTAAGATTTATGTTGGAGAATGTTGTCAATCAACTCCATAAACACTCAATGAAGCACAAATACTCACAAACTCCATAAACTCTTTCGAATACCACCATACTTCACAATGTTTCAACTTAGAATATAtgcaacaaataattaaaaaaataatcatgaaATACACACTGTTCTTAATAAGACGAAATTTTTTCGAGATTCAATATACTCTTTCGAGAGAATTcggataattaaaaaaaaagtactttGTTTATTAAAGagcataataatataaaacacgGCCACATTACATCTTTCAAAACGAAAAATCTGGTCAATAGTGTACACTACTAGTAACTTTAAATGTTTGAGACAAAAAACTAAATACAATAAATGGCtttgaaataaaatgaataCATCCAAACGGTCATAAAATTAAAGACAATGATAGTCATTTAGTCGTAAAAGTAaacacttataaaataataatcattcggtatttatatttttcatatattttcaaataaaataatttcaataaatatatattatcctatttaatttaaaatattataaaatttccGACACTTTTAGGCTGGATCACTATCGCCAacctaaaaaaatacatttactaATCAACTCCCAATTGTAATGCTTATTTTCTTATCACCTCACCTCCCAATTGTTATGATGTATTTAAGCAATTGTTATGATGTATTTAAGCAATTGTTATGATGTAGTTAATTTAACAGAATAATATTAGTAACACATTCAATAACAAATTAGACAAACAGACAAAActccataaaaaaataaaattatgtatgtgatttttaatatttggctattttttaaagtagttctttaaatttattttttcgaactgacactttatattaatttaatgtgcATAATTAGTCtttaaatcatattatattacaTACGTTGTCTctaaaatttaatcattttatcaaaatattatcattttatcaaaatattatcataaaatattaagatCTAATTCAAATAGAAAAATTGTCTATTTAAACTATGGAgaaagttaatattattatttatgtgaataaatatttattatcaaGTTTTCAGAAATTATACATATTTCTAATAACTGtagaaaaaataagaaaaatatatatttcataaaatttgatgaattttttttaataattatatactttCAATTGCATAATCATTAATTgttgaaaaagaataaaaaattattagtatatataaaCCACTGCAGGTATAATTTTTCTTGCAAAATTCTATGCTGATGCAATCATGCAATGGTACCTTTTCATAGatcaaattgaatatttattcGTTAAAAAAGTGAGACAACCTTTTCCTTTCACACCTCTTACTTATTCTACTTTCGCCGTTGCAATTGCAAGTGCATCAAATTCATTAGCTGTTTATGTATATAATTCTGATTCTCAACTCAATGTATAGAATTTACTTTTATTGGGACATGTAATGTTCATCCAAAAGAACCTTATGATATTTCAAAATGCTATACCTGCCGTAACTGTGTACTCCTGTAGGACTAGTccttaattataataattaatacatatcaAGAACACTTAAGATAAGATGATACAAGTGTCTCAAGTTGAAATCCAAAATAtgcaacattaaaaaaattgagaaaatctTTGTCACATGTAATTCTACCTAACTTGAGGATTACGATACTCaacttatataataaaattatatatagcGTTGTATGATTAACTATTAGATTCAatcattaattagttttaagttttaaatatataagtgATTAATAAATTTCGGTTAAGGATAAATAGTTTAGAAAAACTCGAGTTTAAATTTTAGCTTAATTtcttagttaaattttatttatctatcgaCTAAACTCTGAATTattaaagtttcattttttttttaaatcataaagttaaaaaaagttAGATCTTTTAGTATTGTTGTAATTAGtttaatgtaataaaataaataattgatttgacATTTGCTGTTGAAATTTAGAAAATGAATATTTTCATGaatttaattatgattaattgacaTTGAGATTTGTACATCAATGtggaattaaatatttaaaaattataaataattatattcaaatttgttattaattatgttcaattgataattaatgaattttaatacTTGTAATATctattaaatgtaattaatcaTTTAGTCAAATGTGTCaaccaattttttattatcaatttttgtGTTAAAATAACAGCTCTTCTTAATAttgttatataataaaaatatagtggATGAACCAATGGACAATAATAGTAAGGATGGACATTATGTTAGTTGCCATTTTATTTGATACTATTTTCACATAAACcccaaatttttatttagatcGGTTAATTTAAATgtagttgtttattttttccGATGTcaattataaaaagataaatgaaaaacattaatacttttgaacatttttataaataaattcttcataaaaaaaatgtgagacATTAAACACattcattaatatttaaaagataaatataaaatgaagataaaaaattatttaaatattaaatatatcttaaaaattataatttttcttataagaCTAAAAGAAtcgctaatttttttttatataattgacACTAAAGATAGTGTTAAGATACATATCTTGATTTATTAATTCAAACAGaataagaaagagaaaattttgcaaatagCTTAGAAAATGAAGTGATAGATGTAGTAAGAagttttttgagaaataaattatCCTCTTAAATTAATCAAGCTTACATGAAAATCTTATCCAGTCTTCTTCCTAAATCACAATCATTCATACTTTGATAGAATTCTACATATTTAGAAAGAGAGATGAATATGACTAAATTTctcatataatataattttgtcacatagtaaaatttcaaatgttaattgatattaattaaGAGATATTTTCATCACAAATTGACTGACAGAAGAAGAACACcaactctattttattcaaCTTAAAACCTTATTGTCAATACACTAACTAAGGCCGCCTTTTAATTAATAAGTATTCTATACTCAACATTCAATATTTAAGCAAATAATTTCTTATCTATTACCTACGGAGTTGATCTATGAAAACATATCAGActcttataatatattaaatttgagtttaaatatctataaaaaaatatttttatttaatatataacacACTTCAAATATAATTACCTTATTAGAGAAATTTAATCGAAAAATTCTTAAACCGCGGTGCTGTAGAAATTTAGCGGtgccaacaatttttttttggtccaataatatattttcataatagTGAAGAATGCTTGAGCAAAACATCAGCATGTCATGCTTCTTAAATCTTCTagcaataatttatttaattaccaACAAGAATATTCATTTTTCCATATAGGAAAGTGGTTGGTTCATGATTGACAAGAtcgaatattatttattatttctttttcgCGCTTTATATCCCAAATATGTATGGATGATTCATTTATTATACCCAATGACTCACTATACAACTAATTTCATCACAACTTttgattcttttttataaaaataaaattttaagagaTTTTTAAATCTTAACTCAACTGAAATGTTTGTTTATACTATTTAGTTGAATGttttttttgagtttgaattcGATACTTTGCGGTTATACAAATTAAttgtaatgatattttttatatcttattgaactgaacaaaaacaaaaaaataagttaaattgaATCATGAAACTCACCATGATTTTAGAAAGATTCAACACTCAAAATTATTCATAAAGGTATATATATTACCCACTAACAAAATCGTTATATCAACATGAAAATGGGAATTCATTTTCTTGTGAGATATGAGCTAAAATCCTCACCAACTACTATGTCAATCTATTTTGTGTTTGGTTTTCAAGAATATATCCATactccttttattttaaaatataaacaaaaataaattaaaaaatattgatatatttaatttaaattttaaattaaatatattaaaaaaaattaattaattttcacttATATTTTAAGACCGAGGGagtatacaaatataaaatattgcaggtatatatttttagataaaacAAGATTTTTCTGGTGTAATTGTAAAGattaatctattaaaaataatttggatCCTTTGATAAACCAAAAGATGTGTCACTTATATCACACCATCCTAATATTTTTGGacttaattgattttaaaagaaTGAGAATTGTGATTGTTATATTATTACATATAAAAGaacataaaaataacattattacAACTAGTCCTTAAGACAGATCTATCTATATATGTACCCCACAATATAACAAATTCATACCGTATGCACCTTTCCTGGAAGAAAGCATCTTAATGTTTTGATTGCTTCATCAAAGACAGAGAAGCtaaaaacagaaaaaacaaataaactaaGGTGAGTTGCTATAATGGTGTacatacaatattattaattaattcttGTTCTTTTATATATCATTATCTGATGTATAAAGTGTGTGTTATTTTATTAGCTATAAAGATGATTTCTCCATCAAGTCCACTGAATATTAACAACATGGGattagaagagaaaaaaatggaAATTGAAAGAGATTATAATCAAGAGTTAGAAGATAAGTTACCAGTGGTAGTAGGTGATGAATTAATAGAATCAGATGAATCATGGAGACAACACATAACAGTGAGAGGATTGTTTGTGAGTATGATGCTTGGCATAATCTACAGCATAATAGCAATGAAACTTAACCTTACAACAGGAATGGTTCCAAACTTGAATGTCTCTGCTGCTTTACTTGCTTTTGTGTTTGTAAGAAGTTGGACTACAGTGCTTCAAAAAGCTGGTTTTGTTTCTAAGCCATTCACACGCCAAGAGAATACAATCATTCAGACTTGTGCTGTTGCGTGTTATAGCATTGCTGTCTCTGGTGAGCTACCTTTTTCTTCATACTAGCTacttaaaatgaatttgaatgattTGTTTGTGTGATGCAGGAGGCTTTGCTTCTTATCTTTTGGGATTGAACAGGAAGACATATTTGTTGTCTGGAGTGGGAAATGAGGGTAACAATCCAAACGCAGTTAAAGAGCCTGCATTTGGTTGGATGAGTGGCTTCCTTTTTGTGGTTTGCTTTGTTGGACTCTTTGTCTTGATTCCACTAAGAAAGGTATGtagtgtattaattaattatttattttggacaatattttagatgtttttcttttctttccatcTTTCAGGActttttaaagttaaaagaaTTGCTAGAATTAATTTATACTGAATATTGGATGGACATGTAACTTGTTAAAATCACCCATCAAATAATGGGGCCTGATTTATATCTTTTTACACTTGCATTAAGCTTTTAGATATGTCTAACTAAATTGGCTAAGAGTTTAATGAGTTCTAGTAAAAGTTCAATCGGTCGGAAATATCTGAGTTTGAATCTTTAGCTAAAACGATCCATGATCAAATTTTACTTACTTTTTGATCAAACTTTAAATTATGAGTCCTTTCTCCTAACAAACAAAGgcttaagacaaaaaaaattgaccaGGAGTGGTGAAGTATAATTTGTGTTGGGTGCTGTAAAAGCTAAAACAAGTCAACAAGAGTCTACCAAACTTTCAGTGTCTAATAAACTTGTACTTTCTGTTGCAACAGGTCTTGATAGTTGACCTCAAATTACCTTATCCTAGTGGCTTTGCAACAGCAGTTCTCATCAATGGATTCCATACACAGGATAACAAAATGGCCAAGTATTGTAAACATCTCTTCTTATTCattaatatacttttgtttGTTGTAATTTGGAAAATAAAGGCTCTAATTGATAATCATCATCTTATTTATAACAGGAAGCAAGTGCACGGGTTCATGAAGTATTTTTCTGTCAGTTTCTTATGGGGTTTATTTAAGTGGTTCTTCTCAGGCATAGAGGACTGTGGATTTGAACAATTCCCTACCTTTGGATTGCAAGCTTGGAAGCAAACGTATGATTTAATTTCAAGAATATTGTATATAAATTGGCTTGAAATGAAAGCTTCTATTACACTTATAACTACTCTAATTTTTGTGAATGTATTTATGCAGATTCTATTTCGACTTTAGTATGACTTTTGTGGGAGCANNNNNNNNNNNNNNNNNNNAGGAATGATTTGCTCCCACCTTGTGAACTTGTCCCTGCTTCTCGGAGCTGTGCTATCTTTTGGAGTCATGTATCCGCTCGTCGACCGACTTAAAGGACATTGGTTTCCAGACAACTTAGAAGAAAGTAACATGAAGGGTTTATATGGTTATAAGGTTTTTCTATCAATTGCTCTAATCCTTGGTGATGGCATATACAATTTCACCAAGATTCTAGCTTCAACTGTCCTTAGCTTACATGAAAGAGTCAAGAGCAAGAAAAATAAAGATGGTAAGAGCAGTCACAGACTCactctttcttctttttaatttttcaaagagTGATACTAATACATGATATGATATATCTAATGCTGAGTTCATTTTCTCTTCGTAGAATTAGCGGGTGATCAGCAGGGGAATCCCACTGGAGACCTTAAACAAGCTCAAATGTTCTTGAAGGAGAGCATTCCCATGTGGATTGGGGTAGTTGGATACGCTGTTTTCACAACCATTTCCATAATTATAATCCCGCATATGTTTCCTGAGCTAAAATGGTACTACGTCGTGGTTGCTTACATTTTTGCTCCATCTCTGGCATTCTGCAATGCTTTTGGAGCAGGTCTCACTGATATAAACATGGCATATAACTATGGGAAAGTTGCACTATTTGTGCTAGCAGCTGTGACGGGAAAAGAGAATGGTGTGGTAGCAGGACTTGTAGGGTGCGGTCTGATTAAATCTGTGATATCGGTGTCTTGCAATCTGATGCAAGATTTTAAAACTGCTCATTACACACGTACCTCTCCGAGGGCGATGTTCATATGCCAAGTAGTTGGCACTGCAATGGGGTGTGTATGCTGTCCTCTGAGCTTCTTTTTGTACTACAAGGCATTTGACGTGGGAAACCCAGATGGAGAATTCAAAGCACCTTATGCACTAATTTACAGAAACATGGCAGTTATAGGCGTTCAAGGTTTCTCAGCACTACCCCGACATTGCTTGCAGCTTTGTTTTGGGTTCTTTGCTTTTGCAATAGGAACAAACATATTAAGAGACTTTTCACCCAAAAAGATTGGGAAATGGATGCCATTACCAATGGTCATGGCCGTGCCGTTTCTAGTAGGGGCATACTTTGCAATTGATATGTGCATGGGTAGTTTGGTTGTATTCGTGATGCACAAGCTTAACAACAAGAAAGCAGAGTTAATGGTTCCTGCAGTTGCCTCCGGGCTCATTTGCGGGGAAGGATTATGGACGCTTCCTGCCGCTATTCTTGCTCTTGCGAAAATTAAACCGCCTATCTGCATGAAATTTGTTACTTCATAAAATTTGACCGAACACATAAAGCAATGAAGAAGATTAGCTAGTGcacctttcttttttttttttttttttttttaNNNNNNNNNNNNNNNNNTAAAAAGATTTATTGAtggctcttttttttttttttttttttttttttccgttttGTCACCGGTTGTGCACTCTGTAGCACACatcaaacaaatttaaaatgttgttcAATACAGAACAACATTACAATATCCAGTTGGCATTAAACAGTTTGTAACAGGATAGAATTCTGACAAAAATAACGCAGGTTTCTGTCACACAACACTTGCTTCAGGTATATCCCCCACCCCGACAAAGCTAACAGAAAAACCCCTTCCCCTGTAGAGCAATCAATGATTTTTCAGCCTTACCAATGTATAACCGATAAAGTATTATTAAATCAGAGGATCAAATAAGGCTTGAAGCAGTATGGGAAACACACACAAATGCAGCTGTGGACAGGCATCGACAAAGTAATAGTCAATTTAACAGATGTAAAAGGACCTAACCAGAACACCCCCAAACCCCTGATGTACTTGAATTTGAATTTCAGCTACTCAAACTCTGCAATTCTTGTAAAATATGAATCACTGGCAAAATCCACGTTACACTAGATGGTTAATGAGTATCAGATTTTTCAATTGTGctaaaattatttcatacattACTCAACATTATACACAAGTTCGCGGAAAAAGCTGATGATGAGTTCTTGCTCAATTTGACAGACTGAATTGGTAATACATTTAACTATATTACAATCATCCTGTTATAATACCCGCCAATACATCACTTTTGCCTCGCACATAAATAGTGTAAACTAAACGAATTGCATCCAGCCATCCATCCAATGATTCCCAAGAGTCAGCAACCTTGATAAAACAATGTACAAAAAGGAAAATTAGAGCTGTGTTTTCAAAAGCTTAAGAGATTCTTGTGCTTTAGGCTTGAGATGAAGtacaattcaaaaaattcatcaaccCTTTAGAAACTTGCTATAATTTGGATTGGAACAATTTTTAATTACATTGGTGTTGAGTTGGGAAGGGCCGGTCACTCAGGAAATACATGTATGGATTTTGCCTTTTATATCAAAGCACAGTGTGCACTACTGGAAGCATAAAAAGGTCATTCCATCAATGGACTGTGTCCACCATTTCAATAGTGCAACAAGAGTTCAAGTTTCACACAATTGCAATCCCAATTAAAGTTGATAATCTCATAATATAATCAGATACATTATCAACAGAGAACAGGCCATCACAGAAAATCTCAAACTCAAACTTACAAGAAGTTGTTGGGACAATCAAGAGTGCAAAAGTGGTAATTTCATGATTATTAAATGTGGTCTCGgttattttataatgaaaaaattcATGGCTTTATCAGTTCAAATTTGCTCTACACTTTcagttaaaatttatttagtgttTTGGGTTAAACAATCTACCACATGTGTAGAGGAAGAAGCAACAAATCTATACAATACAAATACACTGGTAAATTAAAGTGTTGCTCACCAAATAAACTGATCCGTGAACTGTATCAATGCATAGGCCAGCACCAGGTGGCAAAGTCAGATCAGCACATGCTGATACAGAAACAATATCTGCTATATCTACTTTGATAGTCTTCTTATCTCCATTCATGCCATCTCCTGATCTGGTTGAGAGACTTTGAGATACTTGCCTATGATCACCTCTGGGTACCTGTAAGAAGGGAGgtatgtaaattattttatttaaaatttggatTTCTCATACCAGAGCCTAGACGAAATCCAATGATTTCAAAACTTAATGTGAGTAGTGATGAGGAATCAAGATGAagacaaaattaaaagaaattattctcGTGTCTTCATATTGGTAGCTTGGTCCTCATCAAGTAGCctcttaaaaaatttcaatttgtcAGCCAGATACTTTACCTGCTGAAGCTTTTCGTGATCCAAAAGGAATTCTGATCGTTTCCAGTCATTATGAGGTGCAACTATTGCCCCAGCAGGAGGTGCAGTTAAAAATCCAACTTTAAGGTGTGGTAGTGGTAG
The genomic region above belongs to Cicer arietinum cultivar CDC Frontier isolate Library 1 chromosome 4, Cicar.CDCFrontier_v2.0, whole genome shotgun sequence and contains:
- the LOC101491545 gene encoding LOW QUALITY PROTEIN: metal-nicotianamine transporter YSL1 (The sequence of the model RefSeq protein was modified relative to this genomic sequence to represent the inferred CDS: deleted 2 bases in 1 codon), with translation MISPSSPLNINNMGLEEKKMEIERDYNQELEDKLPVVVGDELIESDESWRQHITVRGLFVSMMLGIIYSIIAMKLNLTTGMVPNLNVSAALLAFVFVRSWTTVLQKAGFVSKPFTRQENTIIQTCAVACYSIAVSGGFASYLLGLNRKTYLLSGVGNEGNNPNAVKEPAFGWMSGFLFVVCFVGLFVLIPLRKVLIVDLKLPYPSGFATAVLINGFHTQDNKMAKKQVHGFMKYFSVSFLWGLFKWFFSGIEDCGFEQFPTFGLQAWKQTFYFDFSMTFVGAXXXXXXGMICSHLVNLSLLLGAVLSFGVMYPLVDRLKGHWFPDNLEESNMKGLYGYKVFLSIALILGDGIYNFTKILASTVLSLHERVKSKKNKDELAGDQQGNPTGDLKQAQMFLKESIPMWIGVVGYAVFTTISIIIIPHMFPELKWYYVVVAYIFAPSLAFCNAFGAGLTDINMAYNYGKVALFVLAAVTGKENGVVAGLVGCGLIKSVISVSCNLMQDFKTAHYTRTSPRAMFICQVVGTAMGCVCCPLSFFLYYKAFDVGNPDGEFKAPYALIYRNMAVIGVQGFSALPRHCLQLCFGFFAFAIGTNILRDFSPKKIGKWMPLPMVMAVPFLVGAYFAIDMCMGSLVVFVMHKLNNKKAELMVPAVASGLICGEGLWTLPAAILALAKIKPPICMKFVTS